In Neisseria perflava, the DNA window GCAAACGTGGTCAAAGGCAAAGAACCCAGTGCAGTCGCAATCACAGACACCAAACCATCCGCCAATACGCCGCCGCGCAGACGTTTGGTATATTCTTCACCCTCAATCGGCTGCTCGGAGACCATTGCTGTCGCCGTCAAATCGCCCACTGCCTCAAATACGCTCAACAAGAAAATCGCACCGGCAACGATAAACGCGTGCCAATCAAATGCGAAACCATATTTAAACGGAACAGGCAGGGTAATCAGCGGCAGGTTTTGCAGGGCGGAAAAATCTACTTTACCCAAAAACAGCGCAACAATATAACCAACAATCAAACCCACCGCGATGCCGCTCATACGCAGCAATGGATTTTTCAAGCAGTTGAAAACCAATACAATCAGCAACACCAGCGATGCCAAACCCAAGTTTTCCATCGAGCCGAACGTACCGTCTGCTTTCGCACCGAAGCCGCCGCCGAAATCGGTAATGCCCACATGCACCAAGCTCAAGCCGATCAACATGACGACCACGCCGCTTACAGTCGGTGTAATCACTTTTTTCAAATACGGCAAAAGCCAAGCGGAGAAGCACACCAAAAACGCGCCGACAAAGGACACGCCCAAAAGCGTTGAAATCATCACATCTTCAGTCAAGCCGCCCTCTTTCATGCCGGTACCGAGCGCAATCATCACGGTAACAAAAGAGAAGTTGACCGACTGAATCGACAACATACCCGAACCGACCAGCCCGAAACGGTTGACCTGCAAATAAGTACCGACACCGGAAGCCACCATCGCCATCGACACCAAATAAGCCGTCATTTCAACCGGCAGCTCCAACGCCCCGCCGACAATCAGTGCCGGAGTAATCATCGGAACAAAAATCGCCAGAAGGTGCGTAACCGCACTCAACAACGCATTACCAAACGGCGGCTTATCTTCCAAACCATAAACCAAATCAAGCGGTTCCGCTTGTTTTTCAGTCATTCCGGCCATGTTGAACCTTCTCTCAAGAATCGTTAAAAAATATTAAGATGCGTATTTTAACCAATTTGAAATGTATCAGCAAATTCAAAACCATCAGGCCGTCTGAAAGTTCCGCCCAGACGTTTTCAGACGGCCTCAAACCGCCTTAACACATTTTAATTCTTGACATCATTTTTCCATCTCAAAACAAACAAATCAATGATTTAAAAATGTATTATTCATTAAGATAATGACAAGTCACCATTAAACGGCAAAGCCGCTTAACGGATATGTTTCACACAAACAACAAAGTAAGCTACAATCCACTGCATAATTCACCCACACCATAAAATTAAAGGTTTCCGTATGTTAAAAGGCAGTCTGGTTGCCCTGATTACTCCGATGAATCAAGACGGCAGCATCAACTACGAACAACTTCATGACTTAATCGACTGGCACATTGAAAACGGCACCGACGGCATCGTCGCAGTCGGCACCACCGGCGAGTCAGCCACCCTGCCTGTCGAAGAACATTTGGCCGTTATTGAAGCCACTGTCAAACACGTCAACAAGCGCGTTCCCGTTATCGCTGGCACAGGCGCCAACAATAC includes these proteins:
- a CDS encoding nucleobase:cation symporter-2 family protein — its product is MAGMTEKQAEPLDLVYGLEDKPPFGNALLSAVTHLLAIFVPMITPALIVGGALELPVEMTAYLVSMAMVASGVGTYLQVNRFGLVGSGMLSIQSVNFSFVTVMIALGTGMKEGGLTEDVMISTLLGVSFVGAFLVCFSAWLLPYLKKVITPTVSGVVVMLIGLSLVHVGITDFGGGFGAKADGTFGSMENLGLASLVLLIVLVFNCLKNPLLRMSGIAVGLIVGYIVALFLGKVDFSALQNLPLITLPVPFKYGFAFDWHAFIVAGAIFLLSVFEAVGDLTATAMVSEQPIEGEEYTKRLRGGVLADGLVSVIATALGSLPLTTFAQNNGVIQMTGVASRHVGKYIAAILVLLGLFPVIGRAFTTIPSPVLGGAMVLMFGLIAIAGVRILVSHGIRRREAVIAATSVGLGLGVAFEPEVFKNLPVLFQNSISAGGIMAVLLNLVLPEDKTDKAVKVETDSLDH